One Candidatus Neomarinimicrobiota bacterium genomic window, AGGAATCGTTGTCCTTCGGGACCACGTCTGAATAACTTTTTTCCCGCGCGTTTTGTTGAGTTCCTGAATTTTCTTCAGGAGACGCTCATCAATATAAGGACCTTTTTTTAATGACCTCGGCATATCCTACTTCGACCTCCGCTTAACAATATATTTATCCGAATGTTTCTTTCTGCGGGTCTTGCCGCCTTTTGCCGGCTTTCCCCACGGCGAAACAGGATGCCTTCCGCCCGAAGATTTTCCTTCTCCACCGCCCATTGGATGGTCAACGGGATTCATAGCGACGCCTCGAACTTTCGGGCGTCTTCCGAGCCAACGGGAACGTCCCGCTTTTCCGATAACTATAAGTTCGTGATCCCTGTTTCCTACCTGACCGATAGTCGCCGAACATTCTTTCCGCACCATTCTGATTTCACTTGACGGCAATTTCAAGAGAACGTAATCCCCTTCTTTAGCCATCACCTGAGCTGAAGTTCCGGCGCTGCGGACTGCCTGTCCGCCTTTACCTAAAGTCATTTCAATATTATGAACCATTGAACCGTTCGGAATATCGCTCAAAGGCATTGCATTGCCCGATTTCAACGGTGAGCCGGCGCCTGATTGAATTTCGTCACCCACTTTTAATCCAACAGGACAAAGAATGTATCGTTTTTCTCCGTCAACGTAATGCAGCAGTGCGATTCTCGCCGACCTGTTCGGATCGTATTCGATAGTGGCAACTTTAGCCGGAATTCCGGTTTTATTTCTTCTGAAATCAATTATCCGGTACTTCTTTTTATGACCGCCGCCTCTTCTACGCGCTGTCATTCTGCCGAGATTATTTCTTCCGCCTGTTCTCTTCTGAACTTTCAGAAGGCTCTTCTCAGGCTTATCGGTAGTAATCTCCTCAAATGTGGAGGTGGTCTTAAACCTTTGCGCAGGCGTTGACGGTTTATATTTTTTTATAGGCATCTGTTTTTACTCTGTTACGGCGATTCGTTACCGTAAATATCAATAGTTTCATTTTCAAGCAGCGTGACTATCGCTTTCTTCCAATTCGGTTTTTTACCTGACGTTCTGATAGTCCGTCCTCCGCTTTTCACGGAAAGGTTTCTTGTCTTCCCCTTTATATTCATAGTCCTGACTTTCTTGACTCTTACGCCGAATTTTTCTTCAACCGCTTTTTTGATTTCCAATTTATTCGATTCCACCGAAACCTGAAAAGCGTAACTGTTGTTCGCTTCCTGAAGATTGTGCATTTTTTCGGTCACTATCGGCCTGATAAGCATATTGTTCTTCATTCGGATTCTACCTCTTCGGCGGGAGCAGGCTTACTCGGCTTATCAAATGCTTTGTTCAACGTTTCTACCGCTCCGGTCTCTATAATGAGATATTTGCTGCTTAGTAGGTCTAATGTGGAGCTGAATTCCGCTTTCACAACCATCAAATTCGGTATGTTTCTCGACGCATAAAGAACGTTATCATTGAGTTCCTTCACCAGCAGAAGGTTGTTTCTTCCTGTCAAATCGAGTCCGGCAAGTAAATTGCGCATCTGCTTGGTTTTGGTATCCTGAAAGTTCAACTCCTCGACTATCCGTATGCTTCCCGCCTTTGCGTGCAGTGAGAATGCGCTCTTCCGCGCTAATTGCCTGATTTTCTTGTTTACTTTATGACGGCTGACTCCCGGTTTGATAGCGAATGTATGACCACCGCCTCTCCAAATCGGAGTTCGAATCGTTCCGACTCTCGCCCGCCCGGTCCCTTTCTGACGCCACGGTTTCCTTCCGCTTCCCTGAACTTCAGCCTTGCTTTTCGTAGCGCGGCTTCCCTGTCTGAGATGAGCAAATTCGGCAACTACGGAAGAATAAATTGCGTCGTCGTTTGGCTCTATTTCGAAGATTTGCGGGTTCAGGTTTACTTTCTTCCCGCTGTCTTCTCCGCTTGCTGTTAAAACGTTTATCCTCATTCTAATTCCAAATTCTCACTGTAGCGTTGATAGCTCCGGGAACCGGTCCCTTGACTAACAATAAATTTTTCTCTAAATCAATTTTCAATATGCGGATTTTCTTCAGCGTTACTTTATCCCCGCCCATTCTTCCTGCCATCCGCATCCCCTTGAACACTCTCGATGGATAAGAACTTGCTCCTATCGAACCGCGTGACCTGTGCATATCGGTTTGCCCGTGAGTTTTCGGACCGCCTGCGAAATTATATCTTTTCACAACACCGGCAAATCCCTTACCTATGGATTTGGACGAGATTTTTACCAATTCGCCTTCCTTGAACTGATCAACATTCAGCTCCGCGCCGACTTCAACGGGTTTTTCCTCTTCACCATCCGTAACCGTTATGGGACCTTCAAATTCAGCCATATGCTTTCTCGGCTCTATTCCTAATTTCTTATAGATAGCCAGCTGCGGTTTCTTGGATTTATTTTCCTTCACAATATCATAGGCAATCTGAACAGCGTTGTAGCCGTCTATTTCATCGGTTTTAATCTGTGTGACAACACACGTTTCTACTTCTATAAGAGTAGCGGGAATACTTTTTCCGTCCTCCATAAAGAAACGTGTCATACCTAATTTTTTGCCTATCAGACCAGCCATTTCAGACCTTTATCTCAATATCTACACCCGACGGAAGGTCGAGCTTCATCAGTGCGTCAACGGTTTTAGGAGTGGAATTCAAGATGTCCAACAGCCGCTTATGGATTTTCGTCTGAAACTGCTCTCTCGATTTTTTATTTACATGCGGAGAGCGAAGAACCGTAATTATCGTTCTGCGCGTCGGGAGAGGGATTGGACCGGACACAACTGCTCCGGTTGATCTTGCCGTCTTCATAATCAACGCTGTGGATTTATCCACAAGCTTATGATCATAGGCTTTGAGCCTGATTCTTATTGTCTGTCCCGCCATTTAATATCCCTATTCTATTATCTCTGTTACTACGCCTGCGCCGACTGTATGTCCGCCCTCGCGGATTGCGAACCTGAGTTCCTTCTCCATTGCGATTGGCGATATCAATTCAACTTCAAGGTTCACGTTATCGCCCGGCATTACCATCTCGCTCCCATCGGGAAGCTTCACAAGACCCGTTACGTCCGTTGTGCGGAAGTAAAACTGCGGCCTGTAACCTTTGAAGAACGGCGTGTGACGACCGCCCTCGTCTTTCGACAGGATGTATATCTCGCCCCTGAACTTCGTATGAGGCTTGATCGAACCCGGTTTGGCTACTACCATTCCCCGCTTCAGGTATTCCTTGTCAACTCCGCGCATCAGGAGACCGACGTTATCGCCTGCCTCTCCACGGTCAAGAAGTTTCCTGAACATCTCAACACCTGTGATTGTCATCTTCTTATCCGCGTCAAGACCCACAAGCTCCATCTCGTCGCCTACCGTTACAACACCGCGCTCTATCCTGCCTGTGCCTACCGTTCCGCGCCCCGTTATTGAGAATACATCTTCTATAGGCAACAGGAACGGTTTATCTATCTCCCGCTCGGGTATGGGTATATAGGAATCAACTGCGTCAAGCAACTCCTGTAAGCATTTGGTCTTCTCAGCGTCATCAGGATTGTTAAGAGCGTCAAGCGCGCTGCCCTGTATTATCGGTATATCATCGCCCGGGAACTCGTACTTGTTGAGAAGCTCCCGCAGTTCAAGCTCTACGAGCTCGATAAGCTCCGGGTCGTCAACCATATCGGTTTTATTTAAAAATACAACTATGGAGGGGACGTTGACCTGACGGGCTAAAAGAACATGCTCTCTCGTCTGAGGCATAGGACCGTCAGCCGCGGATACTACCAAGATAGCGCCGTCCATCTGGGCGGCTCCCGTTATCATATTCTTGATATAGTCGGCATGACCGGGGCAATCTACGTGAGCGTAATGACGCTCTTCCGTCTCATACTCAACGTGCGCCGTGGCGATAGTGATGCCGCGCTCTTTCTCTTCAGGCGCGTTATCTATGGAATCAAACGAACGTTCGTCCGCTAAACCTTTCTTACTCAAATACATTGTAATGGCGCTGGTCAGTGTGGTCTTACCGTGATCCACATGACCGATCGTTCCGATGTTTACGTGTGGCTTGGTCCTCTCATACTTTTCCTTAGCCATCTATCTCCTCCTCACCTGACCCGTATCGCGCAGGCTGCTGTTGTATTTCTCAGGCGGCATCTATTGCGCCTGCATTTTCAAGTATTTTTTCTTCAACCTGTTTCGGTAACTTTTCATATTTTGAGAACTGCATTGAGAATACCGCTCTTCCCTGTGTCATAGACCTTGAATCCGTCGCGTAACCGAACATTCGCGCTAACGGAACTTGCGCCTTGATGACCTGTGCGCTCCCACGCGGCGTCATACTCTCGATTTTGCCGCGTCTTGACGTAATGTCCCCCACTAAGTCGCCGAGATATTCGTCAGGAGTGACTACTTCAACTGCCATAATCGGCTCAAGCAAAACGGGAGCGGCTTTCTTAGCTCCGGCTTTCAATGCCATTGAACCTGCTATCTTGAACGCTATTTCAGATGAATCCACATCATGGTAAGAGCCGTCAACTAAAGTGACCTCTACGTCTATCATCGGGTATCCCGCGATAACTCCGTTGGTCAATGCCTCCTGAATACCTTGCGAGACCGCTGAGATATATTCTTTTGGAATCGCGCCGCCGACTATCTTATCGTGAAATACATATTCTTTTCCGGGTTCGCTGGGCTCGATAATAATATTGCAATGCCCGTATTGTCCACGACCACCGCTCTGACGGATGAATTTGCCTTCCGCCTCAACCTTTTTGGTAATAGTCTCTTTATAAGCGACCTGCGGACGACCGACTTTCGCCTGAACATTGAACTCTCTTAAAAGCCTGTCAACTAATATCTCAAGATGAAGCTCGCCCATTCCAGATAAAATCGTTTGACCGGTTTCTTCGTTGGTCTTGACCCGGAATGTGGGATCTTCCTCGGACAGTTTCGTTAATCCTAAAGAGAGTGAATCCTGGTCTGCTTTTGATACCGGCTCAACTGCGACAGCGATGACCGGTTCAGGGAAATGCATCGATTCGAGAAGGATAGGATTATCTTTCATTGTGATGGTATCGCCCGTTTTCGTTTTGTTCAATCCTACCATGGCACAAATATCTCCCGTGCCGACTTCATCCAAATCTTCACGCTTGTTGGAATGCATCAGAAGAATCCTGCTGACTCTTTCTTTTTTGGTCGTATTCACATTATAAACTGTGTTGCCCTTTTTAAAAGTGCCGGAGTAAACTCTCACATAAGTCAATCTTCCCACGAACGGGTCTGTTACTATCTTAAAGGCTAATGCGCTAAACGGTTCGCTGTCATCCGCCTTTCGCTCGATTTCATCGCCCGTGTCCGGGTCTATTCCTTTGGTGGGAGGCAGATCCAACGGAGAAGGGAGAAAATGATTTACTGCGTCTAAAAGTCGTTGCACACCCTGATTTTTGAATGCCGAGCCGCAGATAACAGGTATGACCTGATTTGCGATAGTTGCTTTCCTGAGCGCTGCTAATACCCGCTCCGTGCTTATCTCTTTCTCTTCTAAATAATCTTCCAACAGATGATCGTCGTAAGTCGCAGCCTCTTCTATAAGATGCTTCCGCGCGGTTTGAGCATTTTCTATCAGGTCGTTGGGGATTTCACCGTAATCGTAGTTCATCCCCTGTGAACCGAGATTATAAATAACGGTTCTCATTTCTAACAGGTCGATGATCCCGTTAAACATTTCTCCCTCGCCAAGAGGAAGAACTATAGGAAGCGGATTCGCGTCGAGTCTTTCCTTCATCATATCAACTACATAATTGAAATCGGCTCCTACTCTGTCCATCTTGTTAACAAAAGCTATTCTCGGAATTTCATATTTATTCGCCTGATTCCAGACCGTCTCGGACTGCGGCTCCACGCCGCCCACTGCGCAGAACAATGCGACAGCGCCGTCAAGCACCCGCAATGACCGCTCTACTTCCATAGTGAAATCTACATGACCGGGAGTATCGATAATATTTATCTTGTGACCCTCCCACTCGCACGAAGTTGCGGCGCTCGTTATGGTTATGCCTCTCTCTTTTTCCTGCTCCATCCAATCCATCGTGGCGGCTCCGTCATGAACTTCGCCCATCCGATGAAGTTTCCCCGTATAAAACAGAATTCGCTCTGTAGTTGTGGTCTTCCCGGCGTCTATGTGCGCCATAATGCCTATATTGCGAACTTTACTTAAATCTTTAACCGCCATTATCTACTGCTGATTTCCTTATATTCTGAAGTGAGCGAAAGCCTTGTTAGCTTCTGCCATCTTATGTGTGTTTTTCTTCTTCTCTATGGTGGCGCCTTCATTCTTAAAAGCCGCCATCAATTCGTTTGCCAATCGCTCTGCCATACTTTTGCCGCCGCCTGATCGGGCAAATACTATAAGCCATCTCATCGCCAAAGCCTGTTTCCGCTTAGGGTTTATCTCTATAGGAACCTGATATGTGGAGCCGCCGATCCTCCTTGAGCGTACTTCCAACATCGGTGTGGCATTTTCCAGCGCTTTTTTGAACACTTCCAAAGGCTCATTGGATTTGAGCTTTTTACCGATCAAATCCAGGGAGTCATAAAAAATTGTTTCGGCTATGCTTTTCTTTCCCTTCAGCATAATGTTATTGATGAACTTGCTTACTACAAGATCGTCGAACTTCGGGTCGGGAAGTATCGTTCTCTTTTCGGGTCTTCTTCGTCTCGACATATCTTATGCTTTCGGTTTTTTAGTGCCGTAACGTGAGCGGCTTGTTCTTCTGTCATCAACACCGCTTGCGTCCAGCGTTCCGCGGATAATATGATACCTGACTCCCGGTAGGTCTTTGACTCTTCCGCCCTCAATCAGTACGATTGAATGCTCCTGAAGATTATGTCCTTCGCCCGGAATGTAGGCTGTCACTTCAAACCCGTTGGTAAGACGCACACGAGCCACCTTCCGTAAAGCGGAATTCGGCTTTTTCGGAGTGGTTGTATATACCCGCGTGCAAACCCCTCTTTTCTGAGGCGAACCGCCGAGCGCCGGAGCCGAAGTTTTCTTCTTCTGCGCTGAGCGACCCTTCCTTATAAGTTGACTTATTGTCGGCATTTCATCCTTTTTTATTCATTTCTTGTAAAGCCAAATAAAGGTAATAGAATTGACGTTATTGTCAATACTTTTTCGGCACTATTATTCACTTTCTACTCAACCGCCTCCGATTCCTTTTTTTCCATTTCGGATATCTGATCGCTGACTCCCGTATCCTCATCCTCTTCCACAAGCAAATTAATATCTTTGACGTTGATACTGCCTGTTCCGGCGGGAATAAGGCGACCCATTATGACGTTTTCTTTCAGTCCTCTGAGCGGGTCAACTTTACTCGCAACGGCGGCGTCTGTGAGAATCCTCGTCGTTTCCTGGAAAGACGCGGCGGAAATGAAGCTCTCCGTGTTCAAAGACGCTCTTGTAATACCCAGCAGCAATGGTCTGGAGGTTGCCTGTTTTGCGGGAGTGGATTTCATAGGAGCTTTATCAACTTTTTTCAGACGATCGTTTGTCTGTTTGAACCTGTCCTTATCCATAATCTCTCCCGGCTGAATCTTGGAATCGCCTGAATCGGTTACCACGACCATTTCTTCTATCAGGGCATTTTCTTCGTTGAATAATATCTTATTTATTTTGTCGCCTTCGAGATAATCGGTGTCGCCGGGTTCTTCAACTTCTACCTTCTGCATCATCTGCCTGACTATGATTTCTATATGCTTATCGTTGATTCGTACATCCTGAAAACGGTAAACAGCCTGGATCTCATTAACTAAATATTCCTGTACCTCTCTCGGGCCTTTGATATGCAGAATATCCTGCGGCGCGATAGACCCTTCCGAGAGTGCATCACCGGC contains:
- the tuf gene encoding elongation factor Tu, with the protein product MAKEKYERTKPHVNIGTIGHVDHGKTTLTSAITMYLSKKGLADERSFDSIDNAPEEKERGITIATAHVEYETEERHYAHVDCPGHADYIKNMITGAAQMDGAILVVSAADGPMPQTREHVLLARQVNVPSIVVFLNKTDMVDDPELIELVELELRELLNKYEFPGDDIPIIQGSALDALNNPDDAEKTKCLQELLDAVDSYIPIPEREIDKPFLLPIEDVFSITGRGTVGTGRIERGVVTVGDEMELVGLDADKKMTITGVEMFRKLLDRGEAGDNVGLLMRGVDKEYLKRGMVVAKPGSIKPHTKFRGEIYILSKDEGGRHTPFFKGYRPQFYFRTTDVTGLVKLPDGSEMVMPGDNVNLEVELISPIAMEKELRFAIREGGHTVGAGVVTEIIE
- a CDS encoding 30S ribosomal protein S12 encodes the protein MPTISQLIRKGRSAQKKKTSAPALGGSPQKRGVCTRVYTTTPKKPNSALRKVARVRLTNGFEVTAYIPGEGHNLQEHSIVLIEGGRVKDLPGVRYHIIRGTLDASGVDDRRTSRSRYGTKKPKA
- the fusA gene encoding elongation factor G, which encodes MAVKDLSKVRNIGIMAHIDAGKTTTTERILFYTGKLHRMGEVHDGAATMDWMEQEKERGITITSAATSCEWEGHKINIIDTPGHVDFTMEVERSLRVLDGAVALFCAVGGVEPQSETVWNQANKYEIPRIAFVNKMDRVGADFNYVVDMMKERLDANPLPIVLPLGEGEMFNGIIDLLEMRTVIYNLGSQGMNYDYGEIPNDLIENAQTARKHLIEEAATYDDHLLEDYLEEKEISTERVLAALRKATIANQVIPVICGSAFKNQGVQRLLDAVNHFLPSPLDLPPTKGIDPDTGDEIERKADDSEPFSALAFKIVTDPFVGRLTYVRVYSGTFKKGNTVYNVNTTKKERVSRILLMHSNKREDLDEVGTGDICAMVGLNKTKTGDTITMKDNPILLESMHFPEPVIAVAVEPVSKADQDSLSLGLTKLSEEDPTFRVKTNEETGQTILSGMGELHLEILVDRLLREFNVQAKVGRPQVAYKETITKKVEAEGKFIRQSGGRGQYGHCNIIIEPSEPGKEYVFHDKIVGGAIPKEYISAVSQGIQEALTNGVIAGYPMIDVEVTLVDGSYHDVDSSEIAFKIAGSMALKAGAKKAAPVLLEPIMAVEVVTPDEYLGDLVGDITSRRGKIESMTPRGSAQVIKAQVPLARMFGYATDSRSMTQGRAVFSMQFSKYEKLPKQVEEKILENAGAIDAA
- the rplD gene encoding 50S ribosomal protein L4, which translates into the protein MRINVLTASGEDSGKKVNLNPQIFEIEPNDDAIYSSVVAEFAHLRQGSRATKSKAEVQGSGRKPWRQKGTGRARVGTIRTPIWRGGGHTFAIKPGVSRHKVNKKIRQLARKSAFSLHAKAGSIRIVEELNFQDTKTKQMRNLLAGLDLTGRNNLLLVKELNDNVLYASRNIPNLMVVKAEFSSTLDLLSSKYLIIETGAVETLNKAFDKPSKPAPAEEVESE
- the rpsG gene encoding 30S ribosomal protein S7; its protein translation is MSRRRRPEKRTILPDPKFDDLVVSKFINNIMLKGKKSIAETIFYDSLDLIGKKLKSNEPLEVFKKALENATPMLEVRSRRIGGSTYQVPIEINPKRKQALAMRWLIVFARSGGGKSMAERLANELMAAFKNEGATIEKKKNTHKMAEANKAFAHFRI
- the rplB gene encoding 50S ribosomal protein L2, which produces MPIKKYKPSTPAQRFKTTSTFEEITTDKPEKSLLKVQKRTGGRNNLGRMTARRRGGGHKKKYRIIDFRRNKTGIPAKVATIEYDPNRSARIALLHYVDGEKRYILCPVGLKVGDEIQSGAGSPLKSGNAMPLSDIPNGSMVHNIEMTLGKGGQAVRSAGTSAQVMAKEGDYVLLKLPSSEIRMVRKECSATIGQVGNRDHELIVIGKAGRSRWLGRRPKVRGVAMNPVDHPMGGGEGKSSGGRHPVSPWGKPAKGGKTRRKKHSDKYIVKRRSK
- the rpsJ gene encoding 30S ribosomal protein S10, which codes for MAGQTIRIRLKAYDHKLVDKSTALIMKTARSTGAVVSGPIPLPTRRTIITVLRSPHVNKKSREQFQTKIHKRLLDILNSTPKTVDALMKLDLPSGVDIEIKV
- the rplW gene encoding 50S ribosomal protein L23 — translated: MKNNMLIRPIVTEKMHNLQEANNSYAFQVSVESNKLEIKKAVEEKFGVRVKKVRTMNIKGKTRNLSVKSGGRTIRTSGKKPNWKKAIVTLLENETIDIYGNESP
- the rplC gene encoding 50S ribosomal protein L3, whose product is MAGLIGKKLGMTRFFMEDGKSIPATLIEVETCVVTQIKTDEIDGYNAVQIAYDIVKENKSKKPQLAIYKKLGIEPRKHMAEFEGPITVTDGEEEKPVEVGAELNVDQFKEGELVKISSKSIGKGFAGVVKRYNFAGGPKTHGQTDMHRSRGSIGASSYPSRVFKGMRMAGRMGGDKVTLKKIRILKIDLEKNLLLVKGPVPGAINATVRIWN